Proteins from a genomic interval of Bombyx mori chromosome 8, ASM3026992v2:
- the LOC101741596 gene encoding uncharacterized protein LOC101741596: MDRGHFGDSARNRSDCELKRYNHVFDEAGENTHYHSDSDSVASRKSKTRYINPAIYVEKIEATHSVTSLQTGSCVDDVTPHPHSDYRSNSTPFLSGRDSSVSSTSLKRKSCTLLGGHIQVYIDEDTPRNDRTYREDGPDTFRLSVASISTTTTAKEERERNEKKKQEAFRQWLARKEQEKREKARLEKQKQHTIPATTPEQREASYRKWLERKRMQNERRKAEEIMHRYREHENVEQERLKREREKEEKLADWIKKKEEEMKVMKTREERKAARAAIEEERRRAKGERAYRDWLRTSKNKPLPVPLNQGELSMRGSVSQMYINPVPWQSTT, from the exons ATGGACCGAGGTCATTTCGGGGATAGCGCTCGCAATAGATCAGATTGTGAATTGAAACGATACAACCATGTTTTTGACGAAGCTGGCGAAAATACTCATTACCATAGCGACTCCGATTCAGTTGCATCCAGAAAAAGCAAAACTAGATACATTAACCCAGCCATTTACGTTGAAAAGATTGAAGCAACGCATTCAGTGACGTCACTGCAGACGGGTTCTTGTGTTGATGACGTCACTCCGCACCCACACAGCGATTACAGGAGTAATTCGACCCCATTCTTAAGTGGACGGGATTCGAGTGTATCTTCAACAAGTCTGAAAAGAAAATCTTGTACATTACTGGGAGGTCACATTCAAGTTTATATAGATGAAGACACACCTCGTAACGATCGTACTTATCGTGAAGATGGGCCTGACACTTTTCGACTATCCGTGGCATCTATTTCTACGACCACAACTGCAAAAGAAGAGCGAGAACGTAACGAGAAAAAGAAACAGGAAGCTTTTCGTCAGTGGTTGGCGCGCAAGGAGCAAGAA AAACGCGAAAAGGCGCGTttggaaaaacaaaaacaacacacTATCCCTGCAACCACACCCGAACAACGTGAGGCATCTTACCGAAAATGGCTGGAGCGCAAACGAATGCAGAACGAAAGGCGAAAAGCAGAGGAGATCATGCACCGCTACAGGGAACATGAGAATGTAGAACAAGAGAGACTAAAGCGTGAAAGGGAAAAGGAAGAAAAGTTAGCCGACTggataaagaaaaaagaagaagaaatgaaAG tgatgAAGACTCGGGAGGAACGTAAAGCAGCACGTGCTGCTATTGAAGAGGAACGAAGACGCGCAAAAGGTGAACGTGCCTATCGTGACTGGCTACGTACCAGCAAAAATAAACCTTTACCTGTACCACTTAATCAAGGAGAACTAA GTATGCGTGGATCCGTATCACAGATGTACATAAACCCTGTGCCTTGGCAATCCACGACGTGA
- the LOC101742315 gene encoding proteasome activator complex subunit 3 isoform X1: protein MTDVAKKVQDYKDSLKLKAEHLIIKGFPEKIVKLNELLETSNFQNRNLSDVHQDLNIPIPTPPATSNNEPNAKRQRLDSSELSSNSTIEGTRVYVLPNGSVPCNKPLSDLIHLVKPHIRELVEDSNLLKMWISFMIPKIEDGNNFGVSIQEDTLAEIQSVESEAAAFFDQISRYFISRAKIVSKVAKYPHIDDYRRAVRELDEKEYLSLWLVMCEIRNRYCSLHDIVIKNLEKIKKPRSSNAESLY from the exons ATGACAGACGTTGCAAAAaag GTCCAAGACTACAAAGATTCTTTGAAACTAAAGGCGGAGCATTTGATAATTAAAGGTTTCCCAGAAAAgatagtgaaattaaatgaattactaGAGACATCAAACTTTCAAAATCGGAATTTATCGGACGTACATCAG GATTTAAACATTCCAATACCAACACCACCTGCGACGTCAAACAATGAGCCAAATGCTAAACGTCAAAGACTGGACTCATCGGAGTTATCCAGCAACTCAACCATAGAAGGAACACGGGTTTATGTACTGCCGAATGGTTCAGTACCCTGCAACAAGCCACTCAGTGATCTTATACATCTTGTTAAGCCACACATTAGGGAACTTGTTGAAGATTCAAACTTA CTCAAAATGTGGATTTCATTTATGATTCCGAAAATTGAGGATGGGAACAATTTCGGTGTTTCAATACAAGAGGATACACTGGCAGAGATACAATCAGTAGAATCAGAGGCAGCTGCTTTTTTTGATCAAATCTCACGATATTTCATATCCAGGGCTAAAATAGTATCCAAAGTTGCCAAATACCCCCACATTGATGACTACAGAAGAGCTGTTAGg GAATTGGATGAAAAAGAATATTTGTCACTCTGGTTGGTAATGTGCGAGATCCGCAATCGTTACTGCTCACTCCACGACATTGTCATCAAAAACTTAGAGAAGATTAAAAAACCACGTTCATCGAATGCTGAGTCATTATATTAG
- the LOC101742315 gene encoding proteasome activator complex subunit 3 isoform X2: protein MGAVQDYKDSLKLKAEHLIIKGFPEKIVKLNELLETSNFQNRNLSDVHQDLNIPIPTPPATSNNEPNAKRQRLDSSELSSNSTIEGTRVYVLPNGSVPCNKPLSDLIHLVKPHIRELVEDSNLLKMWISFMIPKIEDGNNFGVSIQEDTLAEIQSVESEAAAFFDQISRYFISRAKIVSKVAKYPHIDDYRRAVRELDEKEYLSLWLVMCEIRNRYCSLHDIVIKNLEKIKKPRSSNAESLY, encoded by the exons ATGGGAGCT GTCCAAGACTACAAAGATTCTTTGAAACTAAAGGCGGAGCATTTGATAATTAAAGGTTTCCCAGAAAAgatagtgaaattaaatgaattactaGAGACATCAAACTTTCAAAATCGGAATTTATCGGACGTACATCAG GATTTAAACATTCCAATACCAACACCACCTGCGACGTCAAACAATGAGCCAAATGCTAAACGTCAAAGACTGGACTCATCGGAGTTATCCAGCAACTCAACCATAGAAGGAACACGGGTTTATGTACTGCCGAATGGTTCAGTACCCTGCAACAAGCCACTCAGTGATCTTATACATCTTGTTAAGCCACACATTAGGGAACTTGTTGAAGATTCAAACTTA CTCAAAATGTGGATTTCATTTATGATTCCGAAAATTGAGGATGGGAACAATTTCGGTGTTTCAATACAAGAGGATACACTGGCAGAGATACAATCAGTAGAATCAGAGGCAGCTGCTTTTTTTGATCAAATCTCACGATATTTCATATCCAGGGCTAAAATAGTATCCAAAGTTGCCAAATACCCCCACATTGATGACTACAGAAGAGCTGTTAGg GAATTGGATGAAAAAGAATATTTGTCACTCTGGTTGGTAATGTGCGAGATCCGCAATCGTTACTGCTCACTCCACGACATTGTCATCAAAAACTTAGAGAAGATTAAAAAACCACGTTCATCGAATGCTGAGTCATTATATTAG
- the LOC101741737 gene encoding histidine protein methyltransferase 1 homolog isoform X1, which yields MWENETKPLDVTSRDPPKKSTEKISVNDHHSNDEEISWLASEEVKPDKQIKEVDEINLLYLALLPCHETVIRHIMPTKIIAELKNKELQNVLNTAEKEHSDLVTGKYEGGLKIWECTYDLLQYLMHNKDIIEFQDKNVLDLGCGAGILGIYALQNGANVTFQDYNKEVLENVTIPNVLVNIEEKFREKEIKRCKFYSGDWTHFNNFLPNNEQFDIILSSETIYNESNYVKIITLFKNRLNNNGSVFLAAKSVYFGVGGGTKQFENTLEKYGSLKSNVCWKTETPILRQILKITK from the exons atgtgggaaaatgaaacaaagccgttggacgtaacttctcgggatcctccaaaaaagtccactgaaaaaatctcagtaaacgatCACCATTCta ACGATGAAGAAATTAGCTGGCTAGCCAGTGAAGAGGTTAAACCggataaacaaataaaagaagtagatgaaataaatttactttaCCTTGCCTTACTGCCATGCCATGAAACGGTAATAAGACATATTATGCCAACTAAAATTATTGCAgaactaaaaaataaagaattacaAAATGTTTTGAATACAGCTGAAAAAGAACATAGCGATCTAGTCACAGGAAAATACGAAG GTGGACTAAAAATATGGGAATGCACTTACGATTTGTTACAATACCTGATGCATAACAAGGATATAATAGAATTTCAGGATAAAAATGTTTTAGACCTGGGATGTGGAGCAGGAATATTAGGAATATATGCACTGCAAAATGGAGCTAATGTTACATTTCAAGATTAT aATAAAGAAGTCTTGGAGAATGTTACTATTCCCAATGTATTAGTAAATATAGAAGAAAAATTCAGAGAAAAAGAGATAAAAAGATGTAAATTTTACTCTGGAGATTGGActcatttcaataattttctACCAAACAATGAACAATTTGATATAATTCTTTCATCTGAGACTATTTATAATGAGTCcaattatgttaaaattatcacattatttaaaaacagattGAACAATAATGGTAGTGTGTTTTTAGCTGCAAAATCTGTTTATTTTGGTGTTGGTGGTGGCAcaaaacaatttgaaaataCTCTAGAAAAATATGGATCATTAAAATCAAATGTATGTTGGAAAACAGAAACTCCAATATTAAgacaaattttgaaaataacaaagtaa
- the LOC101741737 gene encoding histidine protein methyltransferase 1 homolog isoform X2 codes for MTDFRFNFSGAESEVEHKDDEEISWLASEEVKPDKQIKEVDEINLLYLALLPCHETVIRHIMPTKIIAELKNKELQNVLNTAEKEHSDLVTGKYEGGLKIWECTYDLLQYLMHNKDIIEFQDKNVLDLGCGAGILGIYALQNGANVTFQDYNKEVLENVTIPNVLVNIEEKFREKEIKRCKFYSGDWTHFNNFLPNNEQFDIILSSETIYNESNYVKIITLFKNRLNNNGSVFLAAKSVYFGVGGGTKQFENTLEKYGSLKSNVCWKTETPILRQILKITK; via the exons ATGACTGATTTTAGATTCAATTTTTCTGGAGCGGAGTCTGAAGTAGAACACAAAG ACGATGAAGAAATTAGCTGGCTAGCCAGTGAAGAGGTTAAACCggataaacaaataaaagaagtagatgaaataaatttactttaCCTTGCCTTACTGCCATGCCATGAAACGGTAATAAGACATATTATGCCAACTAAAATTATTGCAgaactaaaaaataaagaattacaAAATGTTTTGAATACAGCTGAAAAAGAACATAGCGATCTAGTCACAGGAAAATACGAAG GTGGACTAAAAATATGGGAATGCACTTACGATTTGTTACAATACCTGATGCATAACAAGGATATAATAGAATTTCAGGATAAAAATGTTTTAGACCTGGGATGTGGAGCAGGAATATTAGGAATATATGCACTGCAAAATGGAGCTAATGTTACATTTCAAGATTAT aATAAAGAAGTCTTGGAGAATGTTACTATTCCCAATGTATTAGTAAATATAGAAGAAAAATTCAGAGAAAAAGAGATAAAAAGATGTAAATTTTACTCTGGAGATTGGActcatttcaataattttctACCAAACAATGAACAATTTGATATAATTCTTTCATCTGAGACTATTTATAATGAGTCcaattatgttaaaattatcacattatttaaaaacagattGAACAATAATGGTAGTGTGTTTTTAGCTGCAAAATCTGTTTATTTTGGTGTTGGTGGTGGCAcaaaacaatttgaaaataCTCTAGAAAAATATGGATCATTAAAATCAAATGTATGTTGGAAAACAGAAACTCCAATATTAAgacaaattttgaaaataacaaagtaa
- the Pnpo gene encoding pyridoxine/pyridoxamine 5'-phosphate oxidase isoform X1, whose product MRIKYKEKDETFLEKHLVSKEPFGQFKSWFEEACARKEILEPNAMCLATVSQEGFPSARFVLCKGYGKEGFKFYTNYGSKKAKDIEGNPNVAATFYWEILNRSVRIEGRVEKLSEDDSTKYFHTRPVVSQIAACASYQSTPIESRDVLCEREKLLEQQYMIPGKEVPKPSYWGGYLLIPRSVEFWQGQRDRLHDRIKFRRPNKGEVSDERLLHEGEDGWVFERLSP is encoded by the exons ATGAGAattaagtataaagaaaaagatGAAACCTTTTTAGAGAAACACCTTGTATCTAAAGAACCTTTTGGACAATTCAAATCTTGGTTTGAAGAAGCTTGTGCTAGGAAAGAAATTCTGGAGCCCAATGCAATGTGTCTAGCTACAGTTTCACA ggAAGGTTTTCCATCAGCTCGGTTTGTTTTGTGCAAGGGTTATGGTAAAGAAGGATTCAAATTTTACACAAACTATGGAAGTAAAAAGGCTAAAGATATA gAAGGGAATCCTAACGTTGCTGCCACATTTTATTGGGAAATACTGAATAGATCAGTGAGAATTGAGGGCAGAGTAGAAAAACTTTCAGAAGATGATTctacaaaatattttcatacacGACCAGTAGTCAGCCAGATTGCTGCATGTGCAAGCTACCAAAGTACTCCAATAGAGTCCAGAGATGTTCTGTGTGAAAGAGAAAAGCTTCTTGAACAGCAATATATGATACCTGGTAAAGAAGTTCCGAAACCAAGCTACTg GGGAGGATATCTCTTAATTCCAAGGTCTGTCGAATTCTGGCAAGGTCAGAGGGACCGGCTTCATGATCGCATCAAATTCAGAAGACCCAATAAAGGAGAAGTGTCTGATGAAAGATTATTACATGAAGGTGAAGATGGGTGGGTTTTTGAGCGACTTTCACCATAG
- the Pnpo gene encoding pyridoxine/pyridoxamine 5'-phosphate oxidase, with translation MLNNCVVLIRKSVLLSPNLKYIRNMSIDIGGMRIKYKEKDETFLEKHLVSKEPFGQFKSWFEEACARKEILEPNAMCLATVSQEGFPSARFVLCKGYGKEGFKFYTNYGSKKAKDIEGNPNVAATFYWEILNRSVRIEGRVEKLSEDDSTKYFHTRPVVSQIAACASYQSTPIESRDVLCEREKLLEQQYMIPGKEVPKPSYWGGYLLIPRSVEFWQGQRDRLHDRIKFRRPNKGEVSDERLLHEGEDGWVFERLSP, from the exons ATGCTGAATAACTGTGTTGTTTTGATCAGAAAATCAGTTTTACTAAGCCCTAACTTGAAATACATCCGCAACATGAGTATTGATATTGGTg GTATGAGAattaagtataaagaaaaagatGAAACCTTTTTAGAGAAACACCTTGTATCTAAAGAACCTTTTGGACAATTCAAATCTTGGTTTGAAGAAGCTTGTGCTAGGAAAGAAATTCTGGAGCCCAATGCAATGTGTCTAGCTACAGTTTCACA ggAAGGTTTTCCATCAGCTCGGTTTGTTTTGTGCAAGGGTTATGGTAAAGAAGGATTCAAATTTTACACAAACTATGGAAGTAAAAAGGCTAAAGATATA gAAGGGAATCCTAACGTTGCTGCCACATTTTATTGGGAAATACTGAATAGATCAGTGAGAATTGAGGGCAGAGTAGAAAAACTTTCAGAAGATGATTctacaaaatattttcatacacGACCAGTAGTCAGCCAGATTGCTGCATGTGCAAGCTACCAAAGTACTCCAATAGAGTCCAGAGATGTTCTGTGTGAAAGAGAAAAGCTTCTTGAACAGCAATATATGATACCTGGTAAAGAAGTTCCGAAACCAAGCTACTg GGGAGGATATCTCTTAATTCCAAGGTCTGTCGAATTCTGGCAAGGTCAGAGGGACCGGCTTCATGATCGCATCAAATTCAGAAGACCCAATAAAGGAGAAGTGTCTGATGAAAGATTATTACATGAAGGTGAAGATGGGTGGGTTTTTGAGCGACTTTCACCATAG